Below is a window of Prunus persica cultivar Lovell unplaced genomic scaffold, Prunus_persica_NCBIv2 scaffold_271, whole genome shotgun sequence DNA.
AAATTACTCAAGTGCAATCTCATGAAAATCAAATGAACCCACAGTTGCAATCAATGAACTTGCAAGGTTCTGTAGCAACAATGCCGCAGAGCAATATGACAAGCTTGCAGCAAAGTTCTATGTCGGCTTTATCTGGGGTTTCAACAGCGCAGCAGAACATGATGAATTCATTGCCACCTAGTTCCAGCATGGATTCAGGACAAGGGAATGCACTGAACTCATTGCAGCAGGTTCCTGTGGGAAGTAACCAACAAACTCCCGTAAGTGCTCCCCAACAAGCAAATATGAATGCCTTGTCATCACAGAGTGGGGTTAATATGCTACAGGCAAACATGAATTCCATTCAGTCAAATTCTGGTATGCTTCAACACCAGCATTTGAAACAACAGCAGGAACATCAAATGTTTCAGAATCAACTCAAGCAACAATTTCAACATCGACAGATGCAGCAGCAATTGATGCAGAAGCAGCAGTTACTGCAACATCAACAGCAGCAGCTGCAGCAGTTACAACTGCAAGCAGAGCAGCAGCTTCCAGCACAGTTGCAGGCGCACCAACAGCAAATGCCACAGCTTCATCAAATGAATGATGTAAATGACTTGAAGATGAGACAGGGGATGGGTGTAAAGCCAGGGGTTTTTCAGCAACATCTCTCTGTAGATAGTTGGTTTGTGATGCAAACAGGCTTCTTagttgtatgtttgcttttgtgGTGCTACACTTTTTTTGGATGACTTCTggagaaatatattttgttatgcCTGTTCGATGTATGGGTCTAGATTCCATGAAAATAATCGAACTTTGGAATGTTATCTTCTCCGTATGTGACTTCTTTTATTACAATATACATGGATGCACAATGGACTTTGTCAACAGAATTGTTTGTGCCGGCTATCATGCCAAGTAGGTGCACTCCACCTTTATACTTCTGTAGTTTCAAAACTTAGATAGTTTACTGATTGTTTGCTGTGACCATCACTGAAGCACAATGCAAACACAGAGTAGAGTTGTGTATACAATCCTGTTAAATAGGTGCATCATCCTTTA
It encodes the following:
- the LOC109946411 gene encoding mediator of RNA polymerase II transcription subunit 15a-like, yielding MPQSNMTSLQQSSMSALSGVSTAQQNMMNSLPPSSSMDSGQGNALNSLQQVPVGSNQQTPVSAPQQANMNALSSQSGVNMLQANMNSIQSNSGMLQHQHLKQQQEHQMFQNQLKQQFQHRQMQQQLMQKQQLLQHQQQQLQQLQLQAEQQLPAQLQAHQQQMPQLHQMNDVNDLKMRQGMGVKPGVFQQHLSVDSWFVMQTGFLVIKLMKEMYLPESEKIATKLLQ